AGAATGACCTTTCTTGCCTTCTTCCTCACGCCGGTGACCGCGTGGGTCATCGACCGCTTCGATCGCTCCATCGAGTCGACGGTGCTGCGCTCGCAGGGCAAGACATCTGATCTCACCAGTCAGGTGCAAGAGACCTTGTCGGGCGTTCGCGTGGTCAAGGCATTCACCCAGGAAGATCACGAGATCGCGCGCTTCGAGGCCTCGAGCGGCGAGGCGGCGAGCATGGCGATCAGGCTTGCGCGAAGCGTGCTCATGCAGAGCCCGGTCGTCGAGGTGATCTCATCGCTGAGCCTCGTCATCGTCATCGGCTACGGGGCCTACGCCGTGTCGAGCAAGATTCTGACCCTCGGAGATTTCATGGCGTTCTGGGCCTACCTGCTCTTGGCGAGCACCCCCATCTCGCGTCTCAGCAACACCCTCTCCAACCTGCGCCGCGGCCTGCTCGCCGCCCGTCGCATCTTCGAGATCAAGGACATCCATCCGGAGGTGCATGAGGCGGAGGGCGCGCCCGTCCTTCCCCCCGTGTGCGGGCACATCCGGTTCGAGAACGTGGTGTTCGGCTACGACAAGAGCAAGCCGGTGCTCCAGGGACTCGACTTCACCGTTGAACACGGCAGCCTGGTGGCCATCGTCGGGCACAACGGTGCGGGCAAGTCTACCCTCGTGGCGCTCATCAGTCGCTTCTACGATCCAGATGAAGGCGTCATTCGAATGGACGGGCACGATATTCGTTTGGTGGCCCTGCAGTCGCTGCGCCGGCAGATCTCGTTCGTGCTGCAGGAGAACTTCCTGTTCTCGGGCACCATCCGCGATAATCTCAAGTACGGTCGTCACGAGGCCACCGATGACGAGATGTTCGAAGCCTGTCGCACGGCACACTGCGACGCGTTCATCCGGACCCTGCCCGACGGCTACGACACCCGTCTGGTGGAGGGGGGACGCGGGCTCTCAGGTGGGCAGCGGCAGCGCATCGCCATCGCGCGCGCACTCATCGCCAATCCTCGCATCCTCATCCTCGACGAGGCGACGGCGT
The sequence above is a segment of the Pseudomonadota bacterium genome. Coding sequences within it:
- a CDS encoding ABC transporter ATP-binding protein, whose amino-acid sequence is MSIIKIKKSRVQVALSFGEMRDIFRRFAPYARRHWFSYVLGIIATVILNATAVIQPYILKILTDRVLLPGREDYAALHLSLLALIGSGMLKGIFLYAQAYLMAYGNQSTIRDLRDDVYTHLQMLPLTWFDRARLGDIIVRLTDDIRIVMELVASGIIALMNDVIVAICSVTYMTYLSWRMTFLAFFLTPVTAWVIDRFDRSIESTVLRSQGKTSDLTSQVQETLSGVRVVKAFTQEDHEIARFEASSGEAASMAIRLARSVLMQSPVVEVISSLSLVIVIGYGAYAVSSKILTLGDFMAFWAYLLLASTPISRLSNTLSNLRRGLLAARRIFEIKDIHPEVHEAEGAPVLPPVCGHIRFENVVFGYDKSKPVLQGLDFTVEHGSLVAIVGHNGAGKSTLVALISRFYDPDEGVIRMDGHDIRLVALQSLRRQISFVLQENFLFSGTIRDNLKYGRHEATDDEMFEACRTAHCDAFIRTLPDGYDTRLVEGGRGLSGGQRQRIAIARALIANPRILILDEATASIDMESERDIQVALHRLLEGRTTFVIAHRLSTVRQADVILVMENGQIVESGSHEQLLALGGAYQQLHASFYGIPTLA